A region from the Desulfoglaeba alkanexedens ALDC genome encodes:
- a CDS encoding glycosyltransferase family 4 protein: MIKKNVPQPAVWFPTVRAGSGTDVFTERLAEGLSRRGIRAGITWLPLRAEYAPWTVPIPKPPAWANVVHTNSWLHPRFVPKNLRTVVTVHHSVHDQAFMPYKTPPQKIYHRIWIRPIEARNLKRADVVTAVSRHVALQVKKLSGRRDVVVIPNGIDVEHTFTPGPEREPHHPFRLVYVGNWMKRKGVDLLAPILEKLGPDFELLYTADRSGAHGRYTLPSNSRGIARLNTLALVKAYRTSDALLFPSRSEGLPLTPIEAMACGLPVIASRTSSLPEVVGNGSTGILCPVNDIEAFTVASRELSLSPGLWQTMARQARERALKHFSLNSMINGYLPIYFKCLEGQKDQ, from the coding sequence ATGATTAAAAAGAACGTTCCTCAACCCGCCGTCTGGTTTCCGACGGTCCGTGCCGGCAGCGGCACGGATGTTTTCACGGAGCGCCTCGCGGAAGGATTAAGCCGCCGTGGCATCCGAGCCGGCATCACCTGGTTACCCCTGCGCGCCGAGTACGCCCCCTGGACGGTGCCCATACCGAAGCCCCCTGCCTGGGCCAACGTCGTCCACACTAACTCCTGGCTGCACCCGCGATTTGTCCCCAAGAACCTCCGTACCGTGGTGACGGTCCACCACAGCGTGCACGACCAAGCCTTCATGCCATATAAGACCCCGCCGCAAAAGATCTATCACCGTATCTGGATCCGGCCGATAGAAGCACGCAACTTGAAGCGTGCCGACGTCGTTACGGCCGTCAGCCGGCACGTAGCGCTTCAGGTGAAGAAGTTGTCCGGCCGTAGGGACGTAGTCGTCATTCCCAACGGCATCGATGTGGAACACACTTTCACCCCGGGACCCGAGCGTGAGCCTCACCACCCGTTCCGCCTGGTCTATGTGGGCAACTGGATGAAGCGCAAAGGTGTGGACCTCTTGGCCCCCATTCTTGAGAAACTGGGGCCGGATTTCGAGCTTCTTTACACGGCGGATCGGTCCGGTGCACATGGTCGGTATACACTACCATCCAATTCAAGGGGCATAGCAAGGCTGAACACACTGGCACTGGTAAAGGCCTACCGTACCTCCGATGCACTCCTGTTCCCCAGCCGCTCGGAAGGACTGCCCTTGACACCGATTGAGGCGATGGCATGCGGTTTGCCGGTCATCGCCTCACGGACTTCGTCACTGCCGGAAGTGGTGGGAAATGGATCGACGGGAATCCTCTGTCCGGTGAACGACATAGAAGCATTCACCGTGGCCAGCCGAGAGTTGTCTTTGTCCCCAGGATTGTGGCAGACCATGGCGCGGCAAGCCCGTGAGAGAGCTTTGAAACACTTTTCCTTGAACTCCATGATAAATGGTTACCTGCCCATTTATTTCAAATGCTTGGAAGGGCAAAAGGACCAATAG
- a CDS encoding glycosyltransferase, protein MGCGCPVIASDLHATRDVIGNGETGRAVSPGQSPSLAEVTCTALTRHNLMIDHSDCGRKWAHCHFDRNQAEEK, encoded by the coding sequence ATGGGCTGCGGCTGCCCCGTCATCGCCTCCGATCTTCACGCTACCCGGGACGTCATTGGCAACGGGGAAACCGGCCGCGCGGTTTCCCCCGGGCAAAGCCCTTCCCTCGCTGAAGTAACCTGCACGGCGCTAACCAGGCACAATCTCATGATAGATCATTCCGACTGCGGAAGAAAATGGGCGCACTGTCATTTTGACCGCAACCAAGCCGAGGAGAAGTAA
- a CDS encoding HDOD domain-containing protein: MGHLSAHQADIRHRVLEVDDPPPLGEGLERFLQTLNDDQLTAEQLESAIGHDQGLAARILKMANSAFYGYRGSIRTLSSAIVTLGFPEVKSLCLCALLVDRFDKAQHLSREEKDTLWKHAFLTGTVAWALVKKRPWIQESEAYFLGVLHDVGRLVLAAHFYDDFQAISVQSHLDGLSLWETEQRYGITHTDIGQWVGTHWGFPEEYVRVLGHHHRPDRAPSCRPECQLVFVADGLAHVKSAPQWAWEPFTLSVRRDLYIGEEEWAAAVDGMDALVEQVEGLWNALR; encoded by the coding sequence GTGGGGCATCTTTCGGCGCATCAAGCGGACATCCGTCACCGTGTTCTGGAAGTGGACGACCCCCCGCCGCTGGGCGAGGGGCTTGAACGGTTTCTGCAAACGCTCAACGACGATCAGCTCACCGCCGAACAACTGGAATCCGCCATCGGCCACGACCAAGGATTGGCCGCGAGGATCCTCAAAATGGCCAATTCCGCCTTCTATGGATACCGCGGGTCCATTCGAACCCTATCCAGCGCCATCGTCACGCTCGGTTTTCCCGAAGTGAAATCCCTTTGCCTTTGCGCCTTGTTGGTGGACCGGTTCGACAAGGCTCAGCATCTGAGCCGTGAAGAAAAGGACACGCTCTGGAAGCACGCTTTCCTGACCGGGACGGTCGCCTGGGCTCTGGTGAAGAAGCGCCCCTGGATTCAGGAGAGCGAAGCGTATTTCCTGGGGGTCCTCCATGACGTGGGAAGACTGGTCCTGGCCGCCCACTTCTATGACGACTTCCAAGCCATCTCGGTTCAGTCTCATTTGGATGGCCTTTCTCTCTGGGAGACGGAGCAGCGTTATGGGATCACTCATACGGACATCGGCCAATGGGTTGGGACACACTGGGGGTTTCCGGAGGAATACGTGCGGGTGCTCGGCCATCACCATCGGCCCGACCGTGCGCCGTCCTGCCGACCTGAATGCCAATTGGTATTCGTGGCGGACGGCCTCGCCCATGTGAAGTCCGCACCGCAGTGGGCATGGGAGCCGTTTACGCTTTCCGTCCGCCGGGATTTGTACATCGGCGAGGAAGAATGGGCCGCGGCGGTGGACGGAATGGATGCCTTGGTCGAACAGGTGGAAGGCTTGTGGAACGCGCTTCGATAA
- a CDS encoding ATP-binding protein, with amino-acid sequence MNGAAQELLRVEFSNLRHQREEMIAVLGMIQRFSQLVPAKTSLQEICNHLVRILIELTDFERSSISLWDDKGGFLRLVSSFGFEGLLEDSGDPVYRWSESHAFNDKVTRRVFDTRDALFVEDMRRDPVPVKADAVILPVSLVCLPLLDVGVLLLSAGQPRQFSSQTRRNWMLVSDIIGHLILGTSLNDRLNAANHSLAVEVDRKTRALEEKTRAMEAANTFLEQVLDHTPQGICILDNEGKIDRINAVMERLLGKPVGEIRRRSAGIFFEDPERCKELLEKARKGQRIRLNDVVLVNAAGCRYPTDIFLSPIEGDDSDRCGYLLMVEDITEKKTFADQLMRTEKLAALGTMAGGVAHDFNNILMTILGNTQLLVQHLGSGDPEIGRRLQHIEQAVNDGAHIVRRLQKFTEKDRDPNAEENLCDVSDAIKDVVELTRPRWKNAAEKNGAKIEVRLETQPRCRAAVHRSDLREILTNLVFNAIDAMPDGGELVLSSRTEGDWVVIEVADSGVGMDEEVQKRIFDPFYTTKGVGNSGLGLSVCWSLVKRYGGDLVVRSHPRRGTTFVIRLPGAGEAETACGIQSGSSRKIGGYRLLVVDDEKEILDLLGDMLRLMGHKVTAAHDPGEALSILERDHFDLVLTDLGMPVISGWDIARKSKERLPQIPVVLVTGWGAQYEDEDLTGRGIDLVVSKPLSYQKLMGALEKFL; translated from the coding sequence ATGAATGGAGCGGCTCAGGAACTCCTCCGGGTGGAATTTTCCAACTTGCGGCACCAGCGTGAAGAGATGATCGCGGTTCTCGGCATGATCCAGCGATTCTCACAACTGGTGCCCGCAAAGACGAGCTTGCAGGAAATCTGCAACCACCTGGTCCGGATCCTCATTGAACTCACCGACTTTGAACGCTCTTCCATCAGCCTGTGGGACGATAAAGGTGGCTTCCTGCGCCTGGTTTCCTCGTTCGGTTTTGAGGGACTGCTGGAAGACTCCGGGGATCCTGTGTACCGGTGGTCGGAGAGCCACGCTTTCAACGACAAGGTGACCCGCCGGGTTTTTGACACACGGGATGCGCTCTTTGTGGAGGACATGCGGCGGGACCCGGTGCCGGTGAAAGCGGACGCCGTCATCCTGCCGGTTTCTCTGGTATGCCTGCCGCTGCTGGACGTGGGGGTGCTGCTGCTCAGCGCGGGGCAGCCCCGGCAGTTTTCCAGTCAGACGCGGCGGAACTGGATGCTGGTGAGCGACATCATCGGCCACCTGATCCTGGGAACCAGTCTGAACGACCGCCTGAATGCCGCCAACCATTCGCTTGCGGTGGAGGTGGATCGAAAGACCCGGGCGCTGGAAGAAAAGACCCGGGCGATGGAAGCGGCCAACACTTTCCTGGAACAGGTCCTGGATCACACGCCTCAGGGCATCTGCATCCTGGACAATGAAGGAAAGATCGACCGCATCAATGCGGTCATGGAACGGCTGCTGGGGAAACCGGTAGGGGAGATCCGGCGGCGGTCGGCCGGGATTTTCTTCGAAGATCCGGAACGTTGCAAGGAGCTTCTGGAGAAGGCACGAAAGGGTCAGCGGATCCGACTGAACGATGTCGTGCTTGTGAATGCCGCGGGTTGCCGCTATCCCACGGACATTTTTTTGAGCCCTATCGAAGGAGACGATTCCGACCGCTGCGGGTATCTCCTCATGGTCGAGGATATCACCGAGAAAAAGACCTTCGCGGATCAGCTCATGAGAACGGAAAAACTGGCCGCGTTGGGAACCATGGCGGGCGGCGTGGCTCACGATTTCAACAACATCCTTATGACCATCCTGGGAAATACGCAACTTCTGGTGCAGCACCTAGGGTCAGGGGACCCCGAAATCGGTCGAAGGCTTCAGCACATAGAGCAGGCGGTGAACGACGGGGCTCACATCGTGCGCCGACTCCAGAAATTTACGGAAAAGGACCGCGATCCGAATGCTGAGGAAAACCTGTGCGATGTCAGTGATGCCATCAAGGACGTTGTCGAACTGACTCGACCACGCTGGAAGAATGCGGCGGAAAAAAACGGTGCGAAGATCGAGGTGAGACTGGAAACGCAGCCTCGGTGCCGTGCGGCCGTTCATCGTTCGGATCTCCGGGAGATTCTGACCAACCTGGTTTTCAACGCCATCGATGCCATGCCGGATGGCGGGGAGCTTGTGCTTTCCAGCCGCACCGAAGGCGATTGGGTGGTGATCGAGGTTGCCGACTCCGGGGTGGGAATGGACGAAGAGGTCCAGAAACGGATCTTCGACCCGTTCTACACAACCAAGGGAGTGGGGAATTCGGGGTTGGGTCTGAGTGTCTGTTGGAGTCTGGTGAAGCGCTACGGTGGTGATCTGGTGGTGCGGAGCCACCCCAGAAGGGGAACGACTTTCGTGATCCGCCTTCCCGGAGCCGGCGAGGCGGAGACAGCGTGCGGGATTCAGAGCGGGTCGAGCCGAAAGATAGGAGGGTACCGACTTCTGGTCGTGGACGATGAAAAGGAAATCCTGGACCTTCTGGGTGACATGCTGCGGCTCATGGGCCACAAGGTCACGGCCGCGCACGATCCCGGCGAAGCCCTGTCCATCCTGGAACGAGACCACTTCGATCTGGTGCTTACCGACCTCGGTATGCCGGTCATCAGCGGATGGGACATCGCCCGGAAGTCAAAAGAAAGGCTTCCCCAGATACCCGTGGTGCTCGTGACCGGTTGGGGGGCTCAATACGAAGACGAAGACCTCACGGGGCGGGGAATCGACCTCGTCGTGTCCAAACCCTTGAGTTATCAAAAGCTCATGGGAGCACTGGAAAAGTTCCTGTAG